A window of the Nocardia sp. NBC_01329 genome harbors these coding sequences:
- a CDS encoding Dabb family protein, translated as MYEVTRLVHLVPDAGPGAIGTLLTELRAAVGAGPYALVEPTLPGVRNGGDILLRLNFAEAVSGRTVMDRVAEVCDRAEVSRIDGADHGPGVGGAAEPRGAGTVFRTLLLRADPAAPAAALAEFEGDLLRMPRHIPTIRAWRLSRVDRATGSAEWTHVWEQEFTDLAGLSGTYLSHPVHWGLVDRWFDPECPESIVRDRVCHSFCVRTRPVLSAAPGPLP; from the coding sequence ATGTATGAGGTCACCCGTCTCGTCCACCTCGTCCCGGATGCCGGCCCCGGCGCGATCGGCACCCTGCTGACCGAACTGCGGGCCGCCGTGGGCGCGGGACCGTACGCGCTGGTCGAACCGACCCTGCCCGGGGTGCGCAACGGTGGCGATATCCTGCTCCGCCTGAACTTCGCCGAAGCGGTCTCCGGGCGGACGGTCATGGATCGGGTCGCCGAGGTGTGCGATCGGGCCGAGGTGTCACGCATCGACGGGGCCGACCACGGTCCCGGTGTGGGCGGGGCGGCCGAGCCCCGGGGCGCCGGCACGGTGTTCCGCACCCTGCTGCTGCGGGCGGACCCGGCGGCACCGGCGGCCGCGCTCGCCGAATTCGAGGGCGACCTGCTGCGAATGCCCCGCCACATCCCCACCATCCGCGCCTGGCGGTTGAGCCGAGTGGACCGGGCCACCGGTTCCGCGGAATGGACGCACGTCTGGGAGCAGGAGTTCACCGACCTCGCCGGTCTGTCGGGCACCTACCTGTCGCATCCGGTGCACTGGGGTCTGGTGGACCGCTGGTTCGACCCGGAATGCCCGGAGTCCATCGTCCGCGACCGGGTCTGCCACAGTTTCTGCGTCCGGACCCGGCCGGTCCTCAGCGCCGCTCCGGGTCCTCTTCCTTGA
- a CDS encoding PadR family transcriptional regulator — protein MTTSEPDQAQINLPPTSWAVLAMLSYEEEISGYDLKKWADWSIRYFYWSPSYSQIYSELKKLERHGFAHSRVDADNAMRGRRLYRITPAGRAAVTAWTNNAPVDPPMLKHHVMLRIMFGHLSSPDRLKEILRDHIADAERLERSAAVDAAAAKSEPGWAYSQIVLQWAERYYASERDLAQQLIEDIDAAEIALVAAEHDDRAEYPHPTPGRWREVEQRVKEEDPERR, from the coding sequence ATGACGACGAGCGAACCCGACCAGGCGCAGATCAACCTGCCGCCGACCAGCTGGGCAGTGCTCGCCATGCTCTCCTACGAGGAGGAGATCTCCGGATACGACCTGAAGAAATGGGCCGACTGGAGTATCCGGTACTTCTACTGGAGCCCTTCCTACAGCCAGATCTACTCGGAGCTGAAGAAGCTCGAACGACACGGGTTCGCGCATTCGCGGGTCGACGCCGACAACGCGATGCGCGGCCGCCGCCTCTACCGGATCACCCCGGCCGGACGCGCCGCCGTCACCGCCTGGACCAACAATGCCCCGGTCGATCCGCCGATGCTGAAACACCATGTGATGCTGCGGATCATGTTCGGGCATCTGAGCTCGCCGGACCGGCTCAAAGAGATCCTGCGCGACCATATCGCCGACGCCGAACGGCTGGAACGCAGTGCCGCCGTCGACGCGGCGGCCGCGAAATCGGAACCCGGCTGGGCCTATTCGCAGATCGTGCTGCAATGGGCCGAACGGTACTACGCCTCCGAACGCGACCTCGCCCAGCAGCTCATCGAGGATATCGACGCGGCCGAAATCGCACTGGTAGCGGCCGAACACGACGACCGGGCCGAGTACCCGCACCCCACCCCGGGACGCTGGCGCGAGGTCGAACAGCGGGTCAAGGAAGAGGACCCGGAGCGGCGCTGA
- a CDS encoding flavin-containing monooxygenase, which translates to MNPGNLSSPGRTRVDVAVVGAGIAGLYALHRFRSRGLTVRVFEAADGVGGVWYWNRYPGARCDVESVDYSYSFDDELQQEWEWSEKYAAQPEILAYLEHVADRFDLRRDIEFGTRVTDIALDESALTWQVDTDTGSTVTARFVVLATGPLSNANTPAIEGLDMFAGQLLHTSAWPHGGVDLTGQRVGVIGTGSSGIQAIPVLAEQAARLHVFQRTANYSVPAGNTELDDAVRRDQKANYTQRRQLSMASGGGSPHRAHPKSALEVSAEERRAAYEQRWRLGGVLFSKTFPDQLTDPAANDTARLFWEGKIRAEVDDPRVAELLIPRDHPIGTKRICTDTNYYRTFNRENVQLVDLRTTPIARIDAGGLHTTGAYFPLDALVLATGFDAMTGSVAEIAITGRVGRTLNAAWQDGPATYLGLGIPGFPNLFNLTGPGSPSVLANMVLHSELHVDWVADAIGFVEGRGARAIEARTDAAAAWVAECAERASGTLMTRANSWYLGANIPGKPRVFMPFVSGFGVYGEIIAEVAAADYKGFDLLD; encoded by the coding sequence GTGAACCCCGGAAACCTCTCGTCACCCGGCCGGACCCGAGTCGATGTGGCGGTCGTCGGCGCGGGTATCGCGGGACTGTACGCGCTGCACCGGTTCCGTAGCCGGGGCCTCACGGTACGGGTGTTCGAGGCCGCCGACGGGGTGGGCGGGGTGTGGTACTGGAACCGCTACCCCGGCGCACGCTGCGATGTGGAGAGCGTGGACTACTCGTACTCGTTCGACGACGAGCTCCAGCAGGAGTGGGAGTGGAGCGAGAAATACGCGGCGCAACCGGAGATCCTGGCCTACCTCGAACACGTGGCCGACCGGTTCGATCTGCGCCGCGATATCGAATTCGGTACGCGGGTCACCGATATCGCCCTCGACGAATCGGCGCTGACCTGGCAGGTGGATACCGATACCGGGAGCACCGTCACGGCCCGGTTCGTGGTGCTGGCCACCGGCCCGCTGTCCAATGCCAACACCCCGGCGATCGAGGGCCTGGACATGTTCGCCGGGCAACTGCTGCACACCTCCGCCTGGCCGCACGGCGGAGTCGATCTCACCGGGCAGCGGGTCGGGGTGATCGGTACCGGGTCCTCCGGTATCCAGGCGATCCCGGTACTGGCCGAACAGGCCGCGCGGTTGCACGTGTTCCAGCGCACCGCCAACTACAGCGTGCCCGCCGGGAACACCGAACTCGACGACGCTGTCCGGCGCGACCAGAAGGCGAACTACACCCAGCGGCGACAGTTGTCGATGGCCAGCGGCGGCGGATCGCCGCACCGCGCCCACCCGAAATCGGCGCTGGAGGTGAGCGCGGAGGAGCGTCGCGCCGCCTACGAACAGCGCTGGCGTCTGGGCGGTGTGCTGTTCAGCAAGACCTTCCCCGACCAGCTCACCGACCCCGCGGCCAACGACACCGCCCGATTGTTCTGGGAGGGCAAGATCCGCGCCGAGGTCGACGATCCCCGGGTGGCCGAACTGCTCATCCCCCGCGACCATCCCATCGGCACCAAACGCATCTGCACGGATACGAACTACTACCGGACCTTCAACCGGGAGAACGTGCAGCTGGTGGACCTGCGCACCACACCGATCGCCCGGATCGACGCGGGCGGACTGCACACCACGGGAGCGTATTTCCCGTTGGACGCGCTGGTGCTGGCCACCGGGTTCGACGCGATGACCGGCTCGGTGGCCGAGATCGCGATCACCGGCCGCGTCGGCCGGACCCTGAACGCGGCCTGGCAGGACGGTCCGGCGACTTATCTGGGGCTCGGTATCCCCGGATTCCCGAATCTGTTCAACCTCACCGGTCCGGGCAGCCCGTCGGTTCTGGCCAATATGGTGCTGCATTCGGAATTACACGTGGACTGGGTGGCGGACGCGATCGGGTTCGTAGAAGGGCGCGGTGCCAGAGCGATCGAGGCCCGTACCGACGCGGCGGCGGCCTGGGTCGCCGAATGTGCCGAGCGGGCTTCCGGGACCCTGATGACCCGGGCGAACTCCTGGTACCTGGGTGCGAACATTCCGGGCAAACCGCGGGTGTTCATGCCGTTCGTGAGCGGTTTCGGGGTATACGGCGAGATCATCGCCGAGGTCGCGGCCGCCGACTACAAGGGCTTCGACCTGCTCGACTGA
- a CDS encoding FAD-binding protein, translated as MVDFDEEVDVLVAGSGGGLAGAYTAAREGLSVAVVEATDKFGGTTAYSGGGGVWFPCNPVLERAGTDDTLDDALTYYRAVVGDRTPRELQETYVRRGRDLVEYLESDEHFEFQMYPWPDYFGAAPKARLDGQRHIVPVPLPATELGELREHLRGPLDTDRLGAEPPEILIGGQALIGRFLRALSTYPAVRLYRNAALVELIVEAGAVIGARIERPDGTIAIRARRGVVLAAGGFEGNAEMRSHYGVPGAARDTMGPPGNQGRAHRAGIAAGADTDLMDQAWWSPGLTHPDGRSAFALWFTGGIFVDQDGKRFVNESAPYDRLGRAAIDRLRDGTLTLPYWMIYDDRDGVRPPVQATNVSMVETEKYEAAGLWHTAGTLAELAAIIGVPAANLVETVERYNTMVAAGADTDFGRGDEAYDRAFSQGELPLVPIERGPFHAAAFGLSDLGTKGGLRTDTAARVLGRDGAPIPGLYAAGNTMAAVSGTVYPGGGNPIGASLLFGHLAVLDILGR; from the coding sequence GTGGTGGACTTCGACGAGGAAGTGGATGTGCTGGTGGCGGGTTCCGGCGGCGGGCTCGCCGGTGCCTACACCGCGGCGCGAGAGGGGCTGTCGGTCGCAGTGGTGGAGGCGACCGACAAATTCGGTGGTACCACCGCGTACTCGGGTGGCGGCGGGGTCTGGTTCCCGTGCAATCCGGTACTCGAGCGCGCCGGTACCGACGACACCCTCGACGACGCGCTCACCTATTACCGCGCGGTCGTGGGGGACCGCACCCCGCGAGAGCTCCAGGAAACCTATGTGCGCCGCGGTCGCGATCTCGTCGAATACCTGGAGAGCGACGAGCATTTCGAATTCCAGATGTACCCCTGGCCCGACTATTTCGGCGCGGCCCCGAAAGCGCGTCTGGACGGGCAGCGTCATATCGTCCCCGTTCCGCTTCCGGCCACCGAACTCGGTGAACTGCGCGAACATCTACGCGGCCCGTTGGATACCGACAGGCTCGGCGCTGAGCCGCCGGAGATCTTGATCGGCGGGCAGGCGCTCATCGGCCGTTTCCTGCGCGCCCTCTCGACCTATCCGGCGGTCCGGCTGTACCGGAACGCCGCGCTGGTGGAATTGATCGTCGAGGCCGGGGCGGTGATCGGCGCGCGGATCGAACGACCCGATGGCACGATCGCGATCCGCGCCCGGCGCGGAGTGGTGCTGGCGGCAGGTGGGTTCGAGGGCAACGCGGAGATGCGCAGCCACTACGGGGTCCCCGGTGCCGCCCGCGACACGATGGGACCGCCCGGGAACCAGGGCCGGGCCCATCGGGCGGGTATCGCCGCCGGAGCCGACACCGACCTGATGGATCAGGCGTGGTGGTCGCCCGGTCTCACCCATCCCGACGGGCGCTCGGCCTTCGCGCTGTGGTTCACCGGCGGGATCTTTGTCGACCAGGACGGTAAGCGGTTCGTCAACGAATCCGCCCCCTACGACCGGCTCGGCCGGGCCGCGATCGACCGGCTGCGGGACGGCACTCTGACCCTTCCGTATTGGATGATCTACGACGACCGGGACGGTGTCAGGCCACCGGTCCAGGCCACGAATGTGTCGATGGTCGAAACCGAGAAGTACGAGGCCGCCGGGCTCTGGCATACCGCCGGCACGCTGGCGGAACTGGCCGCGATCATCGGTGTACCGGCCGCGAACCTGGTCGAGACCGTCGAGCGGTACAACACAATGGTCGCGGCAGGCGCCGATACCGATTTCGGCCGGGGCGACGAGGCCTACGACCGCGCGTTCTCCCAGGGCGAGTTGCCGCTGGTGCCGATCGAACGGGGGCCGTTCCACGCCGCCGCGTTCGGCCTGTCCGACCTGGGCACCAAGGGCGGGCTGCGCACCGATACCGCCGCCCGGGTGCTGGGCCGCGACGGCGCACCGATCCCCGGCCTGTACGCCGCCGGAAACACCATGGCCGCAGTGAGCGGCACCGTCTATCCCGGCGGTGGCAATCCGATCGGCGCTTCGCTGCTGTTCGGCCATCTCGCCGTCCTCGACATCCTCGGCCGTTGA
- a CDS encoding nuclear transport factor 2 family protein: MPEPERIRAAVRRYLDAVATGTAADIAALYAENATLEDPVGSPSHTGRAAIEKFYRSLESAHRSTELISLRVSGDSAAFGFRVITETGDQTITVEPIDVMTFDEDARITSMRAFWSAEDISFG, from the coding sequence ATGCCCGAACCCGAACGGATCCGCGCGGCCGTACGCCGCTATCTCGATGCCGTCGCCACCGGAACGGCGGCCGATATCGCTGCCCTCTACGCCGAGAACGCCACCCTGGAAGATCCCGTGGGCAGCCCCTCGCACACCGGCCGGGCGGCCATCGAGAAGTTCTACCGGAGCCTCGAATCCGCGCACCGCAGCACCGAGCTGATCAGCCTGCGGGTGAGCGGCGACAGTGCCGCGTTCGGTTTCCGGGTGATCACCGAGACCGGTGATCAGACCATCACCGTCGAACCCATCGACGTCATGACCTTCGACGAGGACGCGCGGATCACCAGTATGCGCGCGTTCTGGTCCGCCGAGGACATCAGCTTCGGCTGA
- a CDS encoding FAD-binding protein, translating into MSPIEQHWDHEVGFLVVGSGAGGLTGALAAADRGSDTLVIEKAAYYGGSTALSGGGVWVPNNPVLLREGLRDSRADVRAYLDAVVGERVPAANLDAFIDEGPAMLDFLERTGPHLRFQWCTGYSDYHPEAPGGRPAGRSIEPLPVDLKKLGADEDRLRPAALATPPGLFITSKDFVQLNMVTRSWKARWTALLTGLRAVKAVVLRRHMDTLGRALIARLRLALRDAGVPLWLNTPMRSLITDESGAVLGVVAERAGREIRIRAREGVLLATGGFEYNQALRKQHLPSGGRDNFSAASTDNTGDGIVAGERAGAAVDLMDDAWWMPSFQRPDGINQVLVSERSIPRSVIVDGSGARFTNEAAPYVTFVHAQLAGGHDPAWLLFDGKAKSRYPIGGILPGQKFPAEWLSAGLIRSAATVGELATAIGVPADALEATLRRYNESVRGGRDAEFARGESAYDKYYGDPTLPHPTLDFLDRAPFYALRIRIGDLGTKGGLVYNENAQVLRGDGSVIDGLYAAGNTSAAVMGNDYAGAGATIGPAMVFGYIAARHAATKE; encoded by the coding sequence GTGTCCCCTATCGAACAGCACTGGGACCACGAGGTGGGATTCCTGGTCGTGGGCAGCGGCGCCGGCGGCCTCACCGGCGCGCTGGCGGCCGCCGACCGGGGTTCGGACACCCTGGTGATCGAGAAGGCCGCCTACTACGGCGGCAGTACGGCGCTGTCCGGCGGCGGGGTCTGGGTGCCGAACAACCCGGTGCTGCTCCGGGAGGGCCTGCGTGATTCCCGGGCGGATGTGCGCGCCTACCTGGACGCGGTGGTGGGGGAGCGGGTGCCCGCGGCCAATCTGGACGCGTTCATCGACGAAGGCCCGGCGATGCTGGACTTCCTGGAGCGCACCGGCCCGCATCTGCGTTTCCAGTGGTGCACCGGCTATTCCGACTACCACCCGGAGGCGCCCGGCGGACGTCCGGCCGGACGGTCGATCGAACCGCTGCCGGTGGACCTGAAGAAGCTCGGCGCCGATGAGGACCGGCTGCGCCCGGCCGCCCTCGCCACCCCACCGGGTCTGTTCATCACATCCAAGGATTTCGTCCAGCTGAACATGGTGACCCGCTCGTGGAAGGCCCGCTGGACCGCACTGCTCACCGGCCTGCGGGCAGTGAAAGCCGTTGTCCTGCGGCGGCATATGGATACCCTCGGCCGTGCCCTGATCGCCCGGCTCCGGCTGGCCCTGCGCGATGCCGGGGTCCCGCTCTGGCTGAACACCCCGATGCGTTCACTGATCACCGACGAATCGGGCGCGGTACTGGGGGTGGTGGCCGAACGCGCGGGCCGGGAGATACGGATCCGGGCCCGCGAGGGAGTGCTGCTGGCGACAGGCGGTTTCGAATACAACCAGGCGCTGCGCAAACAGCATCTGCCCAGCGGCGGACGCGATAATTTCAGCGCGGCGTCCACCGACAACACCGGGGACGGGATCGTCGCCGGTGAACGGGCCGGTGCCGCCGTGGATCTGATGGACGACGCGTGGTGGATGCCGTCGTTCCAGCGGCCCGACGGGATCAATCAGGTCCTGGTATCGGAACGTTCGATCCCGCGCTCGGTCATCGTCGACGGCTCCGGTGCCCGGTTCACCAACGAGGCCGCGCCCTACGTCACGTTCGTGCACGCGCAGCTGGCCGGCGGCCACGACCCCGCGTGGCTGCTGTTCGACGGAAAAGCCAAGAGCCGCTACCCGATCGGCGGGATCCTGCCCGGCCAGAAGTTCCCCGCCGAGTGGCTCTCCGCGGGACTGATCCGCAGCGCCGCCACCGTCGGTGAACTCGCCACGGCGATCGGTGTACCGGCCGACGCGCTGGAAGCGACCCTGCGCCGCTACAACGAGTCCGTACGGGGCGGTCGCGACGCCGAGTTCGCCCGTGGTGAGAGCGCCTACGACAAGTACTACGGCGACCCGACCCTGCCGCACCCCACCCTCGACTTCCTCGACCGCGCCCCCTTCTACGCGTTGCGAATCCGGATCGGTGACCTGGGCACCAAGGGCGGCCTGGTGTACAACGAAAATGCCCAGGTGCTGCGCGGGGACGGATCCGTGATCGACGGCCTGTACGCCGCCGGCAACACCTCCGCCGCGGTCATGGGCAACGACTACGCGGGCGCCGGCGCCACCATCGGACCCGCGATGGTGTTCGGCTATATCGCCGCCCGCCACGCCGCGACGAAGGAGTAA
- a CDS encoding alpha/beta fold hydrolase gives MTSESSAAHELREVHTDAGVLRYYEAGEGTPLLLLHGSGPGVTGWRNFRGNLGFFAERFRTLILEFPGFGVSDDFGGHPMITALDSVVRFVDALGLDRVDIVGNSMGGGVALNYAIAHPERVGKIVTIGGIGKNIFSPGLGEGIRLLQDFTENPTRERLIAWLHSMVYDPALVTDEMIEERWTQATDPATLDSARRMYSKAAFTGMVRAMEAADTPPPWAMLHKVKAPTLVTWGRDDRVSPLDMALIPMRTIPRAELHVFPDCGHWAMIEQKAAFESAVMAFLTRKG, from the coding sequence ATGACATCGGAGTCCAGCGCCGCGCACGAACTGCGCGAAGTCCACACCGACGCCGGAGTGCTGCGGTACTACGAGGCAGGTGAAGGTACGCCGCTGCTGCTGTTGCACGGTTCCGGGCCAGGGGTCACCGGGTGGCGTAATTTCCGCGGCAACCTCGGCTTCTTCGCCGAACGGTTCCGCACCCTGATCCTGGAATTCCCCGGGTTCGGTGTCAGCGACGACTTCGGCGGCCACCCGATGATCACCGCCCTCGACTCCGTGGTCCGGTTCGTGGACGCGCTCGGCCTCGACCGGGTCGATATCGTCGGTAACTCGATGGGCGGCGGGGTCGCGCTGAACTACGCGATCGCCCACCCCGAACGGGTCGGCAAGATCGTGACCATCGGCGGGATCGGCAAGAACATCTTCAGCCCGGGCCTGGGGGAGGGTATCCGGCTCCTCCAGGATTTCACGGAGAACCCCACCCGGGAACGGCTCATCGCCTGGCTGCATTCGATGGTCTACGACCCGGCGCTGGTCACCGACGAGATGATCGAGGAGCGCTGGACCCAGGCGACCGACCCGGCCACCCTCGACAGCGCGCGTCGCATGTACAGCAAGGCCGCGTTCACCGGGATGGTCCGGGCCATGGAGGCCGCCGACACCCCGCCCCCGTGGGCGATGCTGCACAAGGTCAAGGCCCCCACGCTGGTGACCTGGGGTCGTGACGACCGGGTGAGCCCCCTCGATATGGCCCTGATCCCGATGCGCACCATTCCTCGCGCCGAACTGCACGTGTTCCCGGATTGCGGTCACTGGGCGATGATCGAGCAGAAGGCCGCCTTCGAATCCGCGGTGATGGCGTTCCTGACCCGCAAGGGCTGA
- a CDS encoding MFS transporter: MLLAMVCSVAVATIYVAQPVLAQIGRDLGVADSDLGWIVAAGQIGYLVGLAALVPLGDMLDRRKLIGGQLLLAAVGMLVAAVSPSLWLLLVGLAATGLFAVVVQTTVAMAADLSTPTERGRTLGIVTSGVIIGILGARVLAGVLADLWGWRSVYVTLMLLLVVLSIAVLKQLPADHRSNRRTYGDVLTSLVHLFREPLFISRGMIAFFLFASFGTLWSGLALPLAAEPWQLSTAQIGMFGIAGLAGALGAARAGRWADTGRATPVTGTALALLALSWIASVQATWSLWLVGVGVIVLDFAVQAAHVSNQSLLSAAYSGQTSSAIGGYMIFYSLGSALGATATTTIYSTSGWTGCAVLGASFALCGLLTWALDRRTVTRTRRDAAGHRSGRTGTTPKAG, encoded by the coding sequence ATGCTGCTCGCGATGGTCTGCTCCGTCGCCGTCGCGACGATCTACGTCGCCCAGCCCGTGCTCGCGCAGATCGGGCGAGACTTGGGAGTGGCCGATTCTGACCTGGGGTGGATCGTGGCAGCTGGCCAGATCGGTTACTTGGTCGGCTTGGCTGCCCTTGTCCCGTTGGGAGACATGCTGGACCGGCGCAAGCTCATCGGTGGCCAACTCCTCCTCGCCGCGGTCGGCATGCTGGTGGCCGCGGTCTCTCCGAGCCTGTGGCTGTTGCTCGTCGGTCTCGCCGCGACGGGTCTGTTCGCCGTCGTCGTACAGACCACCGTCGCGATGGCCGCCGACCTATCGACGCCTACGGAGCGTGGTCGCACGCTCGGAATCGTCACCTCCGGGGTCATCATCGGAATCCTCGGGGCGCGTGTCCTGGCGGGGGTCCTCGCTGACCTGTGGGGATGGCGAAGTGTCTATGTCACGCTCATGCTGCTGCTCGTCGTGCTCTCGATTGCGGTGCTGAAGCAGCTGCCAGCAGACCACCGGTCGAATCGTCGGACCTACGGCGACGTGCTGACCTCGCTCGTGCACCTCTTCCGCGAGCCGCTATTCATCTCGCGCGGGATGATCGCGTTCTTCCTCTTCGCTTCGTTCGGCACGCTCTGGAGCGGACTCGCGCTACCACTGGCTGCCGAGCCATGGCAGCTGAGCACGGCCCAGATCGGCATGTTCGGAATCGCTGGGCTCGCCGGCGCACTGGGAGCTGCACGGGCAGGCCGATGGGCGGACACTGGCAGGGCCACCCCCGTGACCGGTACCGCACTCGCACTGCTGGCACTGTCCTGGATCGCATCCGTGCAGGCGACCTGGTCACTCTGGCTAGTCGGCGTCGGTGTCATCGTCCTGGACTTCGCGGTCCAGGCCGCGCACGTCAGCAACCAGTCTCTTCTCTCCGCTGCCTACTCGGGCCAGACCAGCAGCGCCATCGGCGGCTACATGATCTTCTACTCGCTCGGCTCCGCCCTCGGCGCGACCGCCACCACCACGATCTACTCCACTTCAGGGTGGACAGGATGCGCCGTTCTCGGTGCGAGTTTTGCGCTCTGCGGACTGCTCACCTGGGCGCTCGACCGGCGCACGGTCACGAGAACGCGACGTGACGCCGCCGGCCACAGATCAGGTCGCACGGGCACGACGCCGAAGGCAGGTTGA
- a CDS encoding winged helix-turn-helix transcriptional regulator — MKPAVNVDDVTWTDPTCPVARTLDLVGDRWSLLIIRDAMDSARSFTDFQQRTGVARNILTDRLRRLVDHGILERETAASGRRQIYVLTDAGRDLFTVIVAMRQWGERHAFADDEAHSTLVDESGHPLAQLRPTDSHGDRVDVDSTDVIRNN, encoded by the coding sequence ATGAAGCCGGCCGTGAACGTTGACGACGTGACCTGGACCGACCCCACATGCCCGGTCGCGCGTACGCTCGACCTCGTTGGAGACCGATGGAGCCTGCTGATCATTCGCGACGCGATGGACAGTGCGCGGTCGTTCACCGACTTTCAGCAACGCACCGGGGTCGCGCGCAACATCCTCACCGACAGGCTTCGTCGCCTCGTCGATCACGGCATCCTCGAGCGAGAGACGGCAGCATCCGGACGCCGCCAGATTTATGTACTCACCGACGCGGGCCGCGACCTCTTCACCGTCATCGTGGCCATGCGTCAGTGGGGCGAGCGACACGCGTTCGCCGACGACGAAGCGCACTCCACTCTCGTGGACGAGAGCGGCCATCCGCTAGCCCAACTGCGCCCGACCGACTCTCACGGCGACCGCGTCGACGTCGACTCAACCGATGTCATACGAAACAACTGA
- a CDS encoding mycofactocin-coupled SDR family oxidoreductase, whose amino-acid sequence MGRVSGKVALVTGAARGIGRAQAVRLAEEGADIVAFDICGPVETVIIPPATEADLEQTVRAVEKTGARIIAATVDVRDGAALREATDSAVNEFGALDVVCATAGITSSAPGLQLTEEQWRTMLDVNLTGVWQTCKATAPHLIARGSGSMILTSSIAGLVGLVGVAHYTAAKHGVVGLMRSLAKELAPHGVRVNSVHPTNVDTPMIQNDMVRRSFRPDLANPTREEFAQAAKTMNMLPIPWVEPVDIANASLFLASEEARYITAITLPVDAGSTQR is encoded by the coding sequence ATGGGACGGGTTTCGGGCAAAGTAGCGCTGGTCACCGGCGCCGCACGGGGCATAGGACGCGCCCAAGCGGTCCGGCTGGCCGAGGAAGGCGCCGATATCGTCGCCTTCGATATCTGCGGTCCGGTGGAGACGGTGATCATTCCGCCCGCCACCGAAGCGGACCTCGAACAGACCGTGCGGGCCGTCGAGAAAACGGGGGCGCGGATCATCGCCGCGACCGTCGACGTCCGCGACGGCGCCGCGCTGCGAGAAGCCACCGATTCGGCAGTGAACGAATTCGGCGCCCTCGACGTGGTGTGCGCGACCGCCGGGATCACGTCGAGCGCCCCGGGCTTGCAACTCACCGAAGAGCAGTGGCGCACCATGCTGGACGTCAACCTGACCGGCGTATGGCAGACCTGCAAGGCCACGGCTCCCCATCTCATCGCACGCGGCAGCGGGTCGATGATCCTGACCAGTTCGATCGCCGGCCTGGTCGGATTGGTCGGGGTGGCGCACTATACGGCCGCCAAACACGGCGTGGTCGGCCTGATGCGTTCCCTGGCGAAAGAACTCGCGCCGCACGGAGTCCGGGTGAACTCGGTACACCCGACCAATGTGGACACCCCGATGATCCAGAACGATATGGTCCGCCGGTCGTTCCGGCCCGACTTGGCGAACCCTACTCGCGAGGAATTCGCCCAAGCCGCGAAAACTATGAATATGCTGCCGATTCCGTGGGTGGAACCGGTCGATATCGCCAACGCGTCACTGTTCCTGGCCTCCGAGGAGGCCCGCTACATCACCGCGATCACCCTTCCGGTCGACGCCGGCAGCACCCAGCGGTAG
- a CDS encoding mycofactocin-coupled SDR family oxidoreductase — protein MKRLQNRVAVVTGAAGGMGRAHCRRLAEEGADIIAVDLEENAADMVAVAEEVESLGRRCVTGFADVRDPLAVEEALNTGVTRLGRLDTVVANAGVYADLAPTWELSDNSWQRALDINLTGVWHTVRAAGPHLGSGASIVIVGSTNGIKGGAAAAHYSASKHAVVGLARTLANELGPQGIRVNTVHPGSVATPMILNADVYAKLLPDLPNPTRDDAARVLAQRTILPVPWVEPVDIGNAVLFLASDESRYITGIQLVVDAGLTQKV, from the coding sequence ATGAAGCGCCTGCAGAACCGGGTAGCGGTGGTGACCGGGGCAGCCGGCGGGATGGGTCGTGCCCATTGCCGCCGGCTGGCCGAGGAGGGCGCCGATATCATCGCTGTCGACCTGGAGGAGAACGCGGCCGATATGGTCGCCGTGGCCGAAGAGGTGGAGAGCCTCGGCCGCCGATGCGTCACCGGTTTCGCCGATGTGCGCGATCCGCTCGCGGTCGAGGAAGCCCTGAACACGGGTGTGACGCGGCTGGGCCGCCTCGATACGGTGGTCGCGAATGCCGGGGTGTACGCGGATCTCGCCCCGACCTGGGAACTCTCCGATAATTCCTGGCAGCGTGCCCTCGATATCAACCTGACCGGGGTCTGGCACACCGTCCGGGCAGCCGGACCGCATCTGGGCTCCGGTGCTTCGATCGTGATCGTCGGCTCCACGAACGGCATCAAGGGCGGCGCCGCCGCTGCCCACTATTCGGCGAGCAAACACGCGGTGGTCGGCCTGGCCCGGACCCTCGCCAACGAACTCGGCCCGCAGGGGATCCGGGTGAACACCGTGCACCCGGGTTCGGTGGCGACGCCGATGATCCTCAACGCCGACGTGTACGCGAAATTGCTACCGGACCTGCCGAATCCGACCCGGGACGACGCGGCGCGGGTCCTCGCGCAACGCACGATCCTCCCGGTCCCGTGGGTGGAGCCGGTGGATATCGGTAATGCGGTGTTGTTCCTCGCGTCCGACGAGTCCCGATACATCACCGGGATCCAGCTCGTCGTGGACGCCGGACTTACTCAGAAGGTGTGA